tcaattaataatatattaataatattcaattaattaattaattaattcaattaataatattaaataatataaatctagAAAGAAGAATCgttgaaaattcttttaagcGTGTTGGATTTGCGagttaaagaataaataaaattagtcacaaaatgtaattttatcttaaaattgtGCTTTTTATAGAAGTTTTGCTTTTCTTTGCACATTCGTATTGTAAATAACAAAGCATCTTCAGCATTTATACTTCgctgaaataaaacaaagacaCATAGAGATTCACAGAATACCAAAAACTTCTTTGATTCAAAGAAATCCAAAGAAGATTTCCGATTGAACTTCTGCCAGAATATATTCTTCCCAGCCTTGCGTTATTTCACTCTCAAGAATCGTACTTCGTCGAAAATTTAAGAACCAAtgaagagaaatatattagaaGTCGATCGTTTCAATTTAGAGAAATTGTTTCCTCATCGAACCTTCCTCAGGACGTATTCTCACCGATGGTGGTGATGACGGTGAGGCAATAAGCAACCGCGTTCAAGAAACTCCAACTCTTCTGGCCGCTGTAAGAGTGCATACCGGCCTCGTGAGCGGTGTGAAGCTGCTCTTCGAATTCCATCAGCTTCCTGCGCGCCATACTCTTCCAATCGTCCTCTCTCATATTGTGACTATAGTTCCACAAGCTGTCCAGGAAGTCTCGCTTGACGCGTTTCACGCCGCACTTGTAGAACGTCTCAAAGGCGCCCTCGACGAACCGGAAGACAAAGGCGCCGAGACCGCAGTAGATCATCACGAGCAGCAATCCGGCTAAACAGCGATTACGCAGCCGCCGGATGATGGTCGTCTCGTGCGGATGCTGAGCCACGAAAGCCTTGAATTCGCCGacgatgtccctgagcgccCTGAAGAAGTCCATCAAAGTGATCTTCCCCGGAGCTTCTTTCTTCTCCGCTTTGACAATTTCGACTTTTGGTGCCGGTTTCGGTTGCTCTTCTTCCTCGTCAATCTTTTCTTCTGCAATCTCCTTGTCCTCTTTATTCCTGCGCCAGAAAGGCAACCAGGAGAACCACGATTTCTTCTTCTCATCGACTACGTCGGCGGACTGCTTTTCACCCCGAATGATCTCTTCGGTTTCGCTCTCGCCGTACGGCAGACTGAATTTCCGTCTCCTCAAGGAACTGGCTTCGACTGTTTCCTGGAACACATCTGCAGGCTCCGGGTCCAGGATGCTACGCTCCCTCAATAGATATTCTCGCTGCGCCTTCGCGAAATCCTCAATCAGACTCTCGTTGCTCAGCGGGATGATCTGTTTCTTCAGCTCGCTCGAGGATCGCTTGATCACTCGCTCCTCCGTGGGCCGCGGGAAAGTCTCGCTCTTCTTCATTGTCTTCAGATCCTCAGCCGTGTCGTCCGTCTGACTGTACGGTTTTGCGCGTGGTTTGTCGCCATTGTCTTGCGTCTGCGAGTCATCTTCCAGCTTCTGCCGACTCGACGACCGTTTCTCTCGGTTCATCCGTTCGGCGTCCCTCTTCTGCGCTTCCGGATCATTGGCGCGGCTCCTGGCGCTCGTCTTCTTCACTCGAGGCCTCGCAGCTTCCGGAGATTTTGTTCTCATTCGAGTGGACTCGCTCTTCTCGTCCGCGTCGCTCGAGTCCGTCGACCGACTGTATCTCTCCGCGCGTTCCTTCGACTTTCTTTTCAATCGTCTCTCGACTTTGCGGACCTCAACGGATCGCGCAGTCTCGCCGTTCGTCTCCCGCGGCGTCTCCGACGTATCCTGGACGATCTTTTCTTTGGCAACTTGAACGATTTCGGTTTTAACGGTCTCTTTTTTCGTGATGCCGTCATCGGACTTGGTCGTCATTTCGGTGGCCTGCTTTACCGGTCGCATGCTACTGTTGTCGTCAGCCACGACATCGGTCTCACGTGTCTTCAGACTATTCCCAGCCGCCGTCGACTTGGCGGCCACTTCGGCGCGTATAGCGATCATGTCATCCACGTTCGCAGATTTTCTCGCGTCAGTTCTGTCTCTTCTTCTGACAGGCTTCTCCACTTCGTCCTTCTTTCTGTCTCGTTTCTCTGGTTCCTTCGCGGGTGAGAGCTCCTGCTTCATCAGTTTACCTTCCTTCTGCTGCTGCTCTATCTTCTCCGCCTCCTCGGCCATTCTCTCCATCCTGGCGCGCCTTTCTTCATCTTCGTCGTCCGTAGTGTCCCTACGCGTCGCTGCACCCCTCGACGACGGATCGGGCGTCTTCTCGCGCTTCCTGGCGGCCGCCTTGCGACGCCTGTGTACCGTATAACTGTCTTCCATCGCGCGGCTCTCCGTCGTCGCTGTCGACGTCGTAGTTCGTGTACGCGGGAACGACTCGCGAGCGAAAGGAAGCGTACACTCGCGAGACCGGCCCGCAGCGAGGCCGGGACAGAAATAAAACGGAGGCTGCTCCCACCACTGTCGGTGATGTTTGCCGCTACCAGCCGCGACGGAAACGGATGACCGACCGGCTTTGCCGCAGCGGATATCGAGCGGTAAGCGCCGCGCGCAACGGTGCCCGGTCGCTctggcgtcgcgacgccgccGCCTGCATCCACCGCAGCCCGTTACGCTACCCTGCGTTTTACGCTGCGGTTTCGAGGAGGCTCGGTGACCGTTTGACCCTGTGACCCCGTCAGGATCAGAAGTATTTGTGTTGAGGATCAGAGCCGAGACGTGAATTACATCGAAAATGTGCTTTTGGAAGtttaatattgacaaaaaaagTTGACGTGTTTGacgttaaaaattcaattgtttactgaatagaaataatttttaatataattttatatatttataaaagtaatgttTTATAGCTAATTATATGAACAGCATTCTCATGTGGAAAAGTATAGATTATCAACATTGTTATTGCTTCACAACTTTTTATAATCGGATTATTATGTTATCGATAATGATTAAACTCTCAAATGAAGCAATTAGcacaagagagagaaaattacaaatactGGGGTGATTTGGACTGATTGTAATAACAACCATTCAATTCAAATGAAGCAATTCAGTGAGAACAATGAAAAGAGGGAGAACTGCGCAATGATTTCAAATGACATCAACAACTTGAAGAAGAACTAATCTCctaacagttttatttatgagtAGAAAGAATGCAAAGTGTTAAATACATTGCTCAATCTTCTAAAATGTTCCGACAGGACATTGAAATGATTAATGAATCCGCTTCGCGCGCAAAATACTGACTATAAATAATCCGAAAGAGACGCTTTGCAGaattgtatacatttttcGTACATCtgcagaaattaaataaaaaatgattttaaataaaaaagattaaccaattgagattatttacataacgcgtttaaatcatattaaagcaaaaattttttaaagaaaagaaaatagattaaacaattcatatatttaagtaGAACTTTTTCATTAAACTTGTGCGGATCTTCTGTCATCTCGTTAGTGATTCGAGGTTGActacaatttataaactaaaaatacaattcaCCGAAATCTGTTTTCATCTACCACATTCAGAAcaagtatacatatatatatttttcaatctttcttcGTTTTGTCGCCGCGACAACGCGCTACACGATATCCATCTATAACCATTATCGCAGATGGAATCACAAATGGCAGAGCGCACAATAGCAGGTTTTTCCGatagaaaatttgattacGTCGAATTTAATCTTGAGATATCAgcgtaaaattatgtataatcgtttaaatcaaaattgtttcgcaaaactaaattaattcagtaatctaatgttttattaatttacattattctttattatataatattattagcaaatccaattttatttattgagtgGAAAGAGGCATATCggtaaataatatacatttgtttACGTATATATAACAGTGCATATAAATTTCGAATACGCTGGTTCAAATATTTGGCACCTGGTCgctttaattacaatttgctGAACGATTTCTCATCTAAATAATCAAACGATCtgaattaattactaattgaATGTCGGTGTGTCCAATGTATTGACGCGTATTTTTTCACGCGATATTTTCCACCCGATATTACGAAACATTGCGTTCAAATGAATGTGTTTAATTCGGTCGAGAGCGAGAAAACATTGCGAGAGAagctctctctcgctcttcgTACATCCGTCAAGAACTCGTAAATGATAGGATGCCTTGTTTTCGTACGATCATCTTACCCATCTTTTTCGTTATATAATGATGAGAACTCGAAATAGTATCGTGGACATACAACGTCTTCGTTGGTGCAGAAAGCTGCACCATAGATATGCGCCGTTTGAATCGCAAAGTTTTAACAATTGACATAACAGAACACACGAAGCGTACACATCTCACTCACGAACGTATTGTGCGCTTGTAAATGCAATCAGAGAAGTTGCAATGCTTCTTTACAAttgtagatattttaatttgaattttgaatgacaattgaaattttttttattttcattttaatttcatcaatttattGTTGCGCTTATTTCAAATAACTTTGTATGCGGATACGCGGAGTACGCGTGTACTCAGCGCGTATATAAATAGTATGCGTATATCTGTTCATCCGTGGACAACCACGAAGAAACCGATGTTCCTAGATAAACTGTGTCATCAGGCTTCTCTGGACTAACACCGCTCGTTTTGAATTTCCTCGGTCGTCTGAGATCATAAATTAGATCAGTCTTGGAAGTGTCTATGAGCACACTCTTGAGAGTGTGAGAAATTATGAGTATACAAAACAAGAGTAATTAAACAGACGCAAagatttagatatttttaaatctcacATACTGCTTGCAAATaactgtttaaaattttttcttttatttatcatgtaaGAAACCGTCAACTTCGTCTTCGTCTTCGTAAATGTCTAAATATTGATCGAACGCATCTTCGATGCATGGTAATACATCGTAGAAGATTTTAACGTATACTTGTCACATGCAAAACGACGATGTGTcagcgaataaaatatttcctatacttgaaaaatatatagaccATGCGCGTGAGAATGAAAATTGTGGAAAGCACTCACAAAACTGGGTCATATAACAGCCAGTAGTGCGAATCATTCGCGTAAAAATTTGCAGCAATGTGTGTTATTTGATctcattgtaataaaatttattaaatttccattattataaaagattcgTTAATAGTATTGTACAATcacaaataaattgtacattttaattaaagcatcaaatatatatcttacatactattattttatttttcaaacaactTGGTCcattaagattaattaattaagcatTCAAATCAAAGTTGAAATTCAAAGttgtattcaaaatttaaaaagtaataatctctccagtaaaaaattaatatcactttGATAGAGTTATAAATAACAGCAATAATACCATTTCCGTTTTTATAAAACGTCGCTGCGCAAAGGACTTCCAATTAATACGTTCCATCAATAATGTAATGAAGCCACGCTCGCGCACATGGAACAAACTTGAATTAGTTACATCCAACAGGTTTCAGAGCAATGCGTTTATTACCAGAGCTTCGCGCAATCTGATATGAGCAAGGCAATACGCTCGAATTGAGCTTGAAATCAGTCGTGTTGCACATGTGGCATATTGATACACACAGAGCGCGATACACGTTTCTCTTCCGATTTGCATTTACTACGAGCATTCGTCATCTGCATGAAAAAgaacgcaaaataaataaaccgAGTCTCCTCGAgaaacgtataaaaataaataaaaataattcttacgaGCTTTGCACGAACTCGACATACACAAAATGTCGCAAAATGTTTTGCCAGAATTACGTTTTAGCATAATAATCGAGTCTCTTAAGCACCGCCCGGTTTTTCTGCTCTTGACGTGTGGATAGAAATATGTCTCACACACAAAAATCGCTCTATTCCGAGCTGGACGTATATCATGCACTATTACTCCATTTTCTTTT
The nucleotide sequence above comes from Linepithema humile isolate Giens D197 chromosome 4, Lhum_UNIL_v1.0, whole genome shotgun sequence. Encoded proteins:
- the LOC105672413 gene encoding trichohyalin isoform X2, translated to MEDSYTVHRRRKAAARKREKTPDPSSRGAATRRDTTDDEDEERRARMERMAEEAEKIEQQQKEGKLMKQELSPAKEPEKRDRKKDEVEKPVRRRDRTDARKSANVDDMIAIRAEVAAKSTAAGNSLKTRETDVVADDNSSMRPVKQATEMTTKSDDGITKKETVKTEIVQVAKEKIVQDTSETPRETNGETARSVEVRKVERRLKRKSKERAERYSRSTDSSDADEKSESTRMRTKSPEAARPRVKKTSARSRANDPEAQKRDAERMNREKRSSSRQKLEDDSQTQDNGDKPRAKPYSQTDDTAEDLKTMKKSETFPRPTEERVIKRSSSELKKQIIPLSNESLIEDFAKAQREYLLRERSILDPEPADVFQETVEASSLRRRKFSLPYGESETEEIIRGEKQSADVVDEKKKSWFSWLPFWRRNKEDKEIAEEKIDEEEEQPKPAPKVEIVKAEKKEAPGKITLMDFFRALRDIVGEFKAFVAQHPHETTIIRRLRNRCLAGLLLVMIYCGLGAFVFRFVEGAFETFYKCGVKRVKRDFLDSLWNYSHNMREDDWKSMARRKLMEFEEQLHTAHEAGMHSYSGQKSWSFLNAVAYCLTVITTIGYGHISPSTNAGRAMTIVYAIFGIPMFLIILADFGKLFTRGMKFLWAFVRRLYYTGSCRKVRRTGPVQEVMKGVQLVYDFAKFRRPSQMNPEEIEEMQRQQVQQPQTVLNLDANASDTPGTPTLSAFAIDDEFNLPISVAIVILLAYIFIGATLYYMWEDWGFFESFYFVFISMSTIGFGDYVPKMVSFLIHKNFLHENCIYHRICSLFFTRFFFRISFC
- the LOC105672413 gene encoding uncharacterized protein isoform X1, which encodes MEDSYTVHRRRKAAARKREKTPDPSSRGAATRRDTTDDEDEERRARMERMAEEAEKIEQQQKEGKLMKQELSPAKEPEKRDRKKDEVEKPVRRRDRTDARKSANVDDMIAIRAEVAAKSTAAGNSLKTRETDVVADDNSSMRPVKQATEMTTKSDDGITKKETVKTEIVQVAKEKIVQDTSETPRETNGETARSVEVRKVERRLKRKSKERAERYSRSTDSSDADEKSESTRMRTKSPEAARPRVKKTSARSRANDPEAQKRDAERMNREKRSSSRQKLEDDSQTQDNGDKPRAKPYSQTDDTAEDLKTMKKSETFPRPTEERVIKRSSSELKKQIIPLSNESLIEDFAKAQREYLLRERSILDPEPADVFQETVEASSLRRRKFSLPYGESETEEIIRGEKQSADVVDEKKKSWFSWLPFWRRNKEDKEIAEEKIDEEEEQPKPAPKVEIVKAEKKEAPGKITLMDFFRALRDIVGEFKAFVAQHPHETTIIRRLRNRCLAGLLLVMIYCGLGAFVFRFVEGAFETFYKCGVKRVKRDFLDSLWNYSHNMREDDWKSMARRKLMEFEEQLHTAHEAGMHSYSGQKSWSFLNAVAYCLTVITTIGYGHISPSTNAGRAMTIVYAIFGIPMFLIILADFGKLFTRGMKFLWAFVRRLYYTGSCRKVRRTGPVQEVMKGVQLVYDFAKFRRPSQMNPEEIEEMQRQQVQQPQTVLNLDANASDTPGTPTLSAFAIDDEFNLPISVAIVILLAYIFIGATLYYMWEDWGFFESFYFVFISMSTIGFGDYVPKHPIYMMCSIVYLVFGLALTSMCINVVQVMLSDSFKQASQKIGATIGFEVAEDDNSVKPAVPPPVEIADVHMSVKESESDEKIAPKAKQEDVDL